From one Streptomyces sp. CA-210063 genomic stretch:
- the pcrA gene encoding DNA helicase PcrA, which produces MSSLFDDSFLADLQAPRGHAEEPPPPPEDDHVPEPLPDDLFGGKFDAPPDRDEYYRGGAPRPALDAAALLDGLNENQRAAVVHAGSPLLIVAGAGSGKTRVLTHRIAYLLGERHVHPGQILAITFTNKAAGEMKERVEQLVGPRANAMWVMTFHSACVRILRRESKKLGFTSSFSIYDAADSKRLMALVCRDLDLDPKRFPPKSFSAKISNLKNELIDEEDFAAQATDGFEKTLAQAYALYQSRLREANALDFDDLIMTTVNLLRAFPDVAEHYRRRFRHVLVDEYQDTNHAQYSLVRELVGSSEHPVDVPPSEYDLPPAELCVVGDADQSIYAFRGATIRNILQFEEDYADATTILLEQNYRSTQTILSAANAVIERNESRRPKNLWTNAGAGAQITGYVADTEHDEAQFVADEIDRLTDAGEAKAGDVAVFYRTNAQSRVFEEIFIRVGLPYKVVGGVRFYERKEVRDVLAYLRVLANPEDSVPLRRILNVPKRGIGDRAEAMIDALSQREKISFPQALKRVDEAYGMAARSTNAVKRFNTLMEDLRTVVESGAGPATILEAVLERTGYLAELQASTDPQDETRIENLQELAAVALEFEQESGAAEGEGEAAAATPVGLPAFLERVALVADSDQIPDEEEDGSGVITLMTLHTAKGLEFPVVFLTGMEDGVFPHMRALGQTKELEEERRLAYVGITRARERLYLTRSSLRSAWGQPSYNPPSRFLEEIPATHLQWKRKGASAPVSSGPAAGIASSLSSSRSRSSASGASGFATRRGAAEKPVVSLAVGDRVTHDQFGLGTVVGVGGTGAKAEATIDFGDSKPKRLLLRYAPVEKL; this is translated from the coding sequence ATGAGCAGCCTCTTTGACGACAGCTTCCTGGCGGACCTCCAGGCCCCCCGCGGCCATGCGGAGGAACCCCCGCCGCCGCCCGAGGACGATCACGTACCGGAGCCGCTTCCGGACGATCTGTTCGGCGGGAAGTTCGACGCGCCCCCGGACCGGGACGAGTACTACCGCGGCGGCGCCCCCCGCCCCGCCCTCGACGCGGCGGCGCTCCTGGACGGGCTGAACGAGAACCAGCGCGCGGCCGTGGTGCACGCCGGCTCGCCCCTGCTCATCGTGGCCGGTGCCGGCTCCGGCAAGACCCGTGTGCTCACCCACCGCATCGCCTATCTGCTGGGCGAGCGGCATGTCCATCCGGGCCAGATCCTCGCGATCACCTTCACCAACAAGGCCGCAGGCGAGATGAAGGAGCGCGTCGAGCAGCTCGTCGGCCCGCGCGCGAACGCGATGTGGGTGATGACCTTCCACAGCGCCTGCGTACGGATCCTGCGCCGGGAGTCCAAGAAGCTCGGCTTCACGTCGAGTTTTTCCATCTACGACGCCGCCGACAGCAAGCGGCTGATGGCGCTTGTCTGCCGGGATCTGGACCTCGACCCCAAGCGCTTCCCGCCCAAGTCCTTCAGCGCCAAGATCTCGAACCTGAAGAACGAGCTGATCGACGAGGAGGACTTCGCCGCCCAGGCCACCGACGGCTTCGAGAAGACCCTCGCCCAGGCCTACGCGCTCTACCAGTCCCGCCTCCGCGAGGCGAACGCGCTCGACTTCGACGACCTGATCATGACGACGGTCAATCTGCTGCGCGCCTTCCCGGATGTCGCCGAGCACTACCGCCGCCGCTTCCGCCATGTCCTCGTCGACGAGTACCAGGACACCAACCACGCGCAGTATTCCCTGGTCAGAGAGCTGGTCGGCAGCTCCGAGCACCCCGTGGACGTACCGCCCAGCGAGTACGACCTACCACCCGCCGAGCTGTGCGTCGTGGGTGACGCCGACCAGTCGATCTACGCCTTCCGCGGCGCGACCATCCGCAACATCCTCCAGTTCGAGGAGGACTACGCGGACGCGACGACGATCCTGCTGGAGCAGAACTACCGCTCCACCCAGACCATCCTGAGCGCCGCCAACGCCGTCATCGAGCGCAACGAGTCCCGCCGCCCCAAGAACCTGTGGACCAACGCGGGCGCGGGCGCGCAGATCACCGGGTATGTCGCCGACACCGAGCACGACGAGGCCCAGTTCGTCGCCGACGAGATAGACCGACTGACGGACGCGGGCGAGGCGAAGGCCGGAGACGTCGCCGTCTTCTACCGTACGAACGCCCAGTCCCGTGTCTTCGAGGAGATCTTCATCCGCGTCGGCCTGCCCTACAAGGTCGTCGGCGGCGTCCGCTTCTACGAGCGCAAGGAGGTCCGGGACGTCCTCGCGTATCTGCGCGTCCTGGCCAACCCGGAGGACTCCGTCCCGCTGCGCCGCATCCTCAACGTGCCGAAGCGCGGCATCGGCGACCGCGCCGAAGCGATGATCGACGCCCTTTCGCAGCGCGAGAAGATCAGCTTCCCACAGGCGCTCAAGCGCGTCGACGAGGCGTACGGCATGGCGGCCCGGTCGACGAACGCCGTCAAGCGGTTCAACACGCTGATGGAGGACCTGCGGACCGTCGTCGAGTCCGGCGCCGGGCCGGCGACCATCCTGGAGGCGGTCCTCGAACGCACCGGCTATCTGGCCGAGTTGCAGGCGTCCACGGATCCGCAGGACGAGACCCGCATCGAGAACCTTCAGGAACTCGCCGCCGTCGCCCTGGAGTTCGAGCAGGAGTCCGGGGCTGCGGAAGGCGAGGGCGAGGCGGCGGCTGCGACGCCCGTCGGGCTACCCGCCTTCCTGGAGCGGGTGGCCCTGGTCGCCGACTCCGACCAGATCCCGGACGAGGAGGAGGACGGCTCGGGCGTCATCACGCTCATGACCCTCCACACCGCCAAGGGCCTGGAGTTCCCGGTCGTCTTCCTGACCGGCATGGAGGACGGCGTCTTCCCGCACATGCGCGCCCTCGGCCAGACCAAGGAGCTGGAGGAGGAGCGCCGCCTCGCGTACGTCGGCATCACCCGCGCGCGCGAACGGCTCTACCTCACCCGGTCGTCGCTGCGCAGCGCCTGGGGCCAGCCCTCCTACAACCCGCCGTCCCGCTTCCTGGAAGAGATCCCGGCCACCCACCTGCAGTGGAAGCGCAAGGGAGCCTCCGCGCCGGTGTCCTCGGGCCCGGCCGCCGGCATCGCGTCCTCGCTGTCGTCCTCGCGCTCCCGGTCCTCCGCCTCGGGCGCGTCCGGCTTCGCGACCCGTCGCGGCGCCGCTGAGAAGCCGGTCGTGTCCCTGGCCGTCGGCGACCGCGTCACCCACGACCAGTTCGGCCTCGGCACGGTCGTCGGCGTCGGGGGCACGGGCGCGAAGGCGGAGGCGACGATCGACTTCGGCGACTCCAAGCCGAAGCGGTTGCTGCTGCGCTACGCGCCGGTGGAGAAGCTGTAG
- a CDS encoding C40 family peptidase: MAPHRKPRPAVRTRAGIRTPALATAALTSVALLSQTANAAPSTDDKPSLEEVEKKVDDLYRQAGTATENYNSAKEKATKQKKRVDTLLDDVAQRTDKLNEAREQLGSFAAAQYRTGAAAPDGASLLLADSPQDYFDQNQLMDRLTGRQKEAVDGYITQQAEATEQRRAASDSLEQLTESQNALKTSKAKVQAKLAEARELLSTLTAEERVRLAAIEQREQEEAERKAEELARRQAAAQETQGAQSTQEEASTGTETSTGTTETSAPAEDSTYASKAAKALTFARAQIGKPYVWGATGPGSYDCSGLTQAAWKAAGVDLPRTTYDQVNAGTTVPLTNARPGDLIFFYDNIGHVGLYIGNGMMIHAPKPGAYVREESVFYDGESSIHSVVRPA, translated from the coding sequence ATGGCGCCGCACCGCAAGCCGCGTCCGGCCGTCCGAACGCGCGCGGGCATACGCACCCCCGCACTCGCCACGGCCGCCCTCACCTCCGTGGCCCTGCTCTCCCAGACGGCCAACGCCGCCCCGTCGACCGACGACAAGCCGAGCCTGGAGGAAGTCGAGAAGAAGGTCGACGACCTCTACCGTCAGGCCGGGACGGCGACCGAGAACTACAACTCGGCCAAGGAGAAGGCGACCAAGCAGAAGAAGAGGGTCGACACCCTTCTCGACGACGTCGCCCAGCGCACGGACAAACTCAACGAGGCGCGGGAGCAACTGGGTTCGTTCGCGGCCGCCCAGTACCGCACGGGCGCGGCGGCCCCCGACGGAGCGTCACTGCTCCTGGCGGACAGCCCGCAGGACTACTTCGACCAGAACCAGCTGATGGACCGGTTGACGGGCCGTCAGAAGGAAGCCGTCGACGGGTACATCACCCAGCAGGCCGAGGCGACGGAGCAGCGCCGGGCGGCGAGCGACAGCCTCGAACAGCTCACCGAGTCGCAGAACGCCCTCAAGACCAGCAAGGCCAAGGTCCAGGCGAAGCTGGCCGAGGCCCGCGAACTGCTCTCCACCCTCACCGCCGAGGAGCGGGTCCGGCTCGCCGCGATCGAACAGCGCGAGCAGGAGGAGGCCGAGCGCAAGGCGGAGGAGCTGGCGCGTCGGCAGGCCGCGGCGCAGGAGACCCAGGGGGCCCAGAGCACCCAGGAGGAGGCCTCCACCGGAACGGAGACGTCCACCGGTACCACCGAGACGTCCGCCCCGGCCGAGGACTCCACCTACGCCTCGAAGGCCGCCAAGGCCCTCACCTTCGCCCGCGCGCAGATCGGCAAGCCGTACGTCTGGGGCGCCACCGGCCCCGGCTCCTACGACTGCTCCGGCCTCACCCAGGCCGCCTGGAAGGCCGCCGGCGTCGACCTCCCCCGCACCACCTACGACCAGGTCAACGCCGGCACCACCGTCCCCCTCACCAACGCCAGGCCCGGCGACCTGATCTTCTTCTACGACAACATCGGCCACGTCGGCCTCTACATCGGCAACGGCATGATGATCCACGCCCCGAAGCCGGGGGCGTACGTCCGCGAGGAGTCGGTGTTCTACGACGGCGAGTCGTCGATCCACAGCGTGGTGCGACCGGCGTAG